A stretch of the Clostridium fungisolvens genome encodes the following:
- a CDS encoding TIGR03936 family radical SAM-associated protein — MRYLIKFTKESDIKFISHLDLMRTIQRVIRRADLPIEYSKGFNPHMNLSIANPLSVGFYSEGDYLDIGLAEDLTVEEVKERLNANSAKGIRFLEAVKVINKENEKKVPQAMALIDAARYIIKIKYNATENIIQEVEKLIEQNEWVTLKKSKNGEKMVDIKPMVKEIKYWVNEDKLILNALISCGSREHLSPELLATYMRSNTSNFEEEAFIDIKREELYALKGENLVPLYKCI, encoded by the coding sequence GTGCGATATCTAATTAAATTTACTAAAGAAAGCGACATTAAATTTATCTCTCATCTTGATTTAATGAGAACTATACAAAGAGTAATAAGAAGAGCAGATCTTCCTATTGAGTATTCAAAGGGATTTAACCCACATATGAATCTATCAATAGCTAATCCTTTGTCAGTAGGGTTTTACTCTGAAGGAGATTATTTAGATATTGGCCTCGCAGAGGACTTAACTGTAGAGGAAGTAAAAGAAAGATTAAATGCAAATTCAGCTAAGGGAATAAGGTTTTTAGAGGCTGTTAAGGTTATAAATAAAGAAAATGAGAAAAAAGTGCCACAAGCTATGGCTCTTATTGATGCAGCAAGATATATTATTAAAATCAAATATAATGCTACAGAAAATATTATACAAGAAGTTGAAAAGCTTATAGAGCAAAATGAATGGGTTACACTTAAGAAAAGTAAAAACGGGGAGAAGATGGTTGATATAAAACCTATGGTAAAAGAAATTAAGTATTGGGTTAATGAAGATAAACTTATCCTTAATGCCTTAATTAGCTGTGGAAGCAGGGAACATCTTTCTCCAGAATTATTAGCAACCTACATGAGAAGCAATACTTCAAATTTTGAAGAAGAAGCTTTTATTGATATAAAAAGAGAGGAACTATATGCTCTTAAAGGTGAAAATTTAGTTCCACTCTATAAATGTATATAA
- a CDS encoding TIGR03960 family B12-binding radical SAM protein, which yields MVRITDDILYKVEKPARYVGGELNQVIKDPKEVDIRFAFCFPDVYEVGMSHLGSRILYHTLNERNDTYCERAYAPWPDMEKELRKNNIPLFALETKDSLNEFDILGFTLQYEMSYTNILNMLNLSGITIRASERREEEPIIMAGGPCAYNPESLYDIVDFFEIGEGEDMMNDVLDVYKKYKGKGKKKEFLREISKIRGIYVPSLYDVEYNEDNTIKSFKPKYEDVPAKVQKRVINDFDKVSFPDKFIVPYTEIVHDRVVLEVFRGCTNGCRFCQAGMIYRPVREKSRQTLLENARKLVQGTGYDEISLSSLSTCDYSDIQGLVTDLINEHSEKNVGVALPSIRVDAFSVDLIKEIQKVRKSGLTFAPEAGSQRMRDVINKGLTEERILEAARSAFESGWSSLKLYFMIGLPYETVEDVREIGSLAEKITAEYFKVPKNVRNKGLRVTVSTSILVPKPFTPFQWAPMERIDLVSDKISAVRDSIKSKAIIYNYHAQKTSYMEALFARGDRKLCDVLVKAYEKGAKFDGWSEYFNFEIWQEALEECGIDGDFYCYRERSYDEVLPWDFIDIGVNRKYLEIENEKAKKASVTQNCRVGCTGCGIDVNFKEGKCFAGAISN from the coding sequence ATGGTTAGAATCACAGATGATATTTTATATAAAGTTGAGAAACCTGCTAGGTATGTTGGGGGAGAACTAAATCAGGTTATAAAAGATCCTAAAGAAGTAGACATTAGATTTGCTTTTTGTTTCCCTGATGTATACGAAGTTGGTATGTCACATTTAGGTTCAAGAATACTATATCATACTCTAAATGAGAGAAATGATACATATTGTGAAAGAGCTTATGCACCTTGGCCAGATATGGAAAAGGAACTAAGAAAGAACAATATACCACTATTTGCTCTTGAAACAAAAGACTCTTTAAATGAATTTGATATCCTTGGATTCACTCTTCAATATGAGATGAGTTATACAAATATATTAAATATGTTAAATCTATCTGGAATAACAATTAGAGCATCTGAGAGAAGAGAAGAGGAACCTATAATTATGGCAGGGGGACCTTGTGCTTACAACCCAGAATCCTTATATGATATCGTTGACTTCTTCGAAATAGGAGAAGGTGAGGACATGATGAATGATGTCCTTGATGTGTATAAAAAGTATAAGGGGAAAGGCAAGAAAAAAGAGTTTCTTAGAGAAATATCTAAAATAAGAGGGATATATGTTCCTTCCCTTTACGATGTTGAATACAACGAAGATAATACAATTAAATCCTTTAAGCCTAAGTATGAAGATGTACCTGCTAAAGTTCAGAAGAGAGTTATAAATGATTTTGATAAGGTATCTTTTCCAGATAAATTTATAGTACCGTATACTGAAATAGTACATGATAGAGTTGTACTTGAAGTATTTAGAGGTTGTACAAATGGCTGCAGATTCTGTCAAGCTGGAATGATATATAGACCAGTAAGAGAAAAATCAAGACAGACTCTATTAGAAAATGCAAGAAAGTTAGTTCAAGGTACTGGATATGACGAAATATCATTATCTTCATTAAGTACCTGTGACTATTCAGATATACAGGGATTAGTTACTGATTTAATTAATGAACATAGCGAAAAAAATGTTGGGGTAGCTCTTCCTTCAATAAGAGTAGATGCTTTTTCAGTTGATCTTATAAAAGAGATACAAAAGGTAAGAAAGAGTGGGCTTACATTTGCTCCTGAAGCAGGATCTCAAAGAATGAGAGATGTTATAAACAAAGGTCTTACAGAAGAAAGAATACTTGAAGCTGCTAGAAGTGCCTTTGAATCAGGTTGGAGTAGTTTAAAGCTATACTTCATGATAGGTCTTCCTTATGAAACCGTAGAGGACGTAAGAGAGATAGGTAGCTTAGCTGAAAAAATTACTGCTGAATATTTTAAGGTTCCTAAAAATGTTAGAAATAAGGGGCTTAGAGTGACAGTAAGTACTTCGATACTTGTTCCTAAACCATTCACACCATTCCAATGGGCTCCTATGGAGAGGATTGATCTAGTGTCAGATAAGATATCTGCAGTTAGGGATTCCATAAAATCAAAAGCTATAATATATAACTACCATGCACAAAAAACTTCTTATATGGAAGCTTTATTTGCAAGAGGTGATAGAAAGCTTTGTGACGTACTTGTAAAGGCATATGAAAAAGGTGCTAAGTTTGATGGATGGTCTGAGTACTTTAACTTTGAAATTTGGCAAGAAGCTTTAGAAGAATGTGGTATTGATGGAGACTTCTATTGCTATAGAGAAAGATCTTATGATGAAGTTTTACCTTGGGATTTCATTGATATTGGAGTAAACAGAAAATATTTAGAAATTGAAAATGAAAAAGCTAAGAAAGCATCAGTTACTCAAAATTGTAGAGTTGGATGTACAGGCTGCGGAATCGACGTGAACTTTAAAGAAGGGAAGTGCTTTGCTGGTGCGATATCTAATTAA
- a CDS encoding M50 family metallopeptidase, translated as MVKISKWLIPQILIFFILGFRSMIFLGFLWIMLHEMTHYIVAKWMNLSIDNFKIHPFGTALELSDFDGLTHKEEILLSISGPAFNFIMFGILYMAYKVVPAEFINNSMEINLVLGMFNLLPAYPLDGSKILRTLLSSRMFYKKAHIITSYISYGVGIIGIGIFIYLSTIHIFNLSVLLTSCFILFITYNEKRKVMYIIMGDIIKKRTRLGKKKYIYNKTISVHFKLGLINVLGLVDKNKFNTFYILDDELRLTDVIHEDELIEALKTHGNITLEEYINYKNSWMKK; from the coding sequence ATGGTAAAAATAAGCAAGTGGCTAATTCCGCAAATACTTATATTTTTTATTTTAGGATTTAGGTCTATGATATTTTTAGGTTTTTTATGGATAATGCTCCATGAGATGACTCATTATATTGTAGCAAAGTGGATGAACCTAAGTATAGATAACTTTAAGATTCATCCCTTTGGAACTGCTTTAGAACTAAGTGATTTTGATGGATTAACTCATAAAGAAGAAATACTTCTTTCAATTTCAGGACCGGCTTTTAATTTTATTATGTTTGGTATATTATACATGGCCTACAAGGTAGTTCCTGCAGAGTTTATTAATAATTCCATGGAGATAAACTTAGTTTTGGGAATGTTCAATCTTCTTCCAGCATATCCGTTAGACGGATCAAAAATTTTAAGAACTCTTTTAAGTTCTAGAATGTTCTATAAGAAGGCTCATATTATAACTTCATATATAAGCTATGGGGTAGGGATAATAGGGATTGGCATATTTATTTACTTATCTACAATACATATATTTAATCTTAGCGTATTACTTACATCATGCTTTATACTATTTATAACATATAATGAAAAAAGAAAGGTAATGTATATCATTATGGGAGATATAATAAAGAAGAGAACGAGACTTGGGAAAAAGAAATATATATATAATAAGACCATATCTGTTCACTTTAAATTAGGATTGATTAATGTATTAGGATTAGTAGATAAAAATAAGTTCAACACCTTTTATATACTAGATGATGAGCTTAGATTAACAGATGTAATCCATGAAGATGAGCTTATTGAAGCGTTAAAGACCCATGGTAATATAACATTAGAAGAATACATAAATTATAAAAACAGCTGGATGAAAAAATAG
- a CDS encoding M23 family metallopeptidase, with translation MGKYNNEYESYYAKILQRQRTQNPYAAYGVQETHTSKREYSAGANNFNGINKNVILNRITQELIGVLCLTAFVIVCKTIATPQTTVAYKYAKDIINNNLDYNKYLDPKIVSYISNINFKDTTSLRDNLEDYIETFKSNVTGEKTLKEKSKESFVTPVKGKVDSELSAKQTDKSIVIDINENTEVIAPNEGTVKKVADEKDIGSYVIIDHGNGIETKCSGLKEVGVKEGEKVDKGQFLGKSQSIQSLSKACIIFSLSYMGENKDPKEYMTF, from the coding sequence ATGGGAAAGTATAATAATGAATATGAGAGCTACTATGCAAAAATATTGCAAAGACAAAGAACACAGAATCCATACGCTGCATATGGAGTGCAAGAAACTCATACTAGCAAAAGAGAATATAGTGCTGGAGCAAACAATTTTAACGGAATTAATAAAAATGTAATTTTAAACAGGATAACGCAAGAACTTATAGGGGTTCTATGCTTAACTGCTTTTGTTATTGTATGTAAAACTATAGCCACGCCTCAAACAACAGTGGCCTACAAGTATGCAAAAGATATAATCAACAACAACCTTGATTATAATAAGTATTTGGATCCTAAAATAGTTTCATACATAAGCAATATAAATTTTAAAGATACTACAAGTCTTAGGGATAACTTAGAAGATTATATTGAGACCTTTAAGTCCAATGTAACTGGAGAAAAAACACTTAAAGAAAAATCGAAAGAGAGTTTTGTAACCCCTGTTAAAGGAAAAGTAGATAGTGAGCTCAGTGCAAAGCAAACAGATAAATCAATAGTAATAGATATAAATGAGAACACAGAGGTGATAGCACCTAATGAAGGAACAGTAAAGAAAGTGGCTGATGAGAAAGATATTGGTAGCTATGTAATTATTGATCATGGAAATGGAATAGAGACAAAATGCTCTGGATTAAAAGAAGTAGGGGTAAAAGAAGGCGAGAAAGTAGATAAAGGCCAATTTTTAGGTAAAAGTCAGAGTATACAAAGTTTGAGTAAGGCATGTATTATATTTTCTTTGAGCTATATGGGAGAGAATAAAGACCCAAAGGAATATATGACATTTTAG
- the mgsA gene encoding methylglyoxal synthase: MNISLIAHDEKKDDMLEFVSRYKHIFEKHTLYATGTTGKRITEETGLLVHRFLSGPLGGDQQIGSKIAEGNMDLVIFLRDPLTAQPHEPDVTALIRLCDVHHIPVATNVGSAEVFMKSLK, from the coding sequence ATGAATATTTCACTAATAGCACATGATGAGAAGAAAGATGATATGCTAGAATTTGTAAGTAGATACAAGCATATTTTTGAAAAGCATACTTTATATGCAACAGGAACTACAGGAAAAAGAATAACTGAAGAAACTGGACTTTTAGTACATAGATTTTTATCAGGACCTCTTGGTGGAGATCAACAAATAGGAAGTAAAATTGCTGAAGGAAATATGGATTTAGTTATATTTTTAAGGGACCCTTTGACTGCTCAGCCACATGAACCAGACGTTACGGCATTGATAAGATTATGTGATGTTCATCATATACCCGTTGCAACTAATGTAGGAAGTGCAGAAGTTTTTATGAAATCACTAAAATAA
- the rodA gene encoding rod shape-determining protein RodA — protein MLKRLKLDTKLLREMDFSILIATILIVLFGIVNIYAAMKPDASDAKKQLLWFGVSLVVMYFIILVDYNILRNFVPILYWISILLLIYTKFMGATINGATGWIKIGSLFQIQASEVAKIALIFMLAKKMDELELKINNLKNFMILAAYTLLPVALIVIEPDMGMTMVCFFIVLGIFFCAGLDIRIIVGGLSSLVVGIMLLWNSGLIEVYQKRRLVSFLNPEADELGAGLQLMQSMTGIGSGGFFGTGLKLSQDAGTSYVGQFVPEKQTDFIFAVIGEHWGTIGAIVLLILYGILIYRTIRTAKNSKDVFGSIICVGMASYFLFAILQNIGMTIGIMPITGITLPLVSYGGSSLLTTIMSIALIINIGMRKKKINF, from the coding sequence ATGCTTAAAAGGTTAAAGCTAGATACTAAACTTCTCAGAGAAATGGATTTTAGTATCCTTATTGCAACAATTTTAATAGTGTTATTTGGAATAGTTAATATCTATGCAGCTATGAAACCTGATGCATCTGATGCAAAGAAACAGCTTCTGTGGTTCGGAGTATCTCTTGTGGTAATGTACTTTATCATACTTGTTGATTACAATATACTTAGAAATTTTGTACCAATTTTATATTGGATATCAATTTTGTTACTTATCTATACAAAGTTTATGGGAGCAACTATAAATGGCGCTACAGGTTGGATAAAGATTGGATCATTATTTCAGATACAAGCTTCAGAGGTAGCGAAGATAGCCTTGATATTTATGTTAGCTAAGAAGATGGACGAACTGGAGTTGAAAATTAATAACTTAAAGAATTTTATGATTTTAGCCGCATATACTTTATTGCCAGTAGCACTTATAGTAATCGAGCCTGATATGGGAATGACAATGGTGTGTTTTTTTATCGTATTAGGTATTTTCTTCTGTGCAGGGCTAGATATTAGGATTATTGTAGGGGGACTCTCGTCTCTAGTTGTGGGAATTATGCTTTTATGGAATTCGGGATTAATTGAAGTTTATCAAAAAAGAAGACTTGTATCTTTTTTAAATCCGGAAGCGGACGAGCTTGGCGCTGGGCTTCAATTGATGCAATCTATGACTGGTATTGGGTCAGGAGGCTTCTTTGGAACTGGGCTGAAATTATCCCAAGATGCAGGAACTAGTTATGTTGGACAATTTGTTCCAGAAAAACAAACAGATTTTATTTTTGCTGTCATTGGGGAACATTGGGGAACAATTGGTGCTATAGTTCTACTCATACTATATGGAATATTAATTTATAGAACTATAAGAACAGCAAAGAATTCAAAAGATGTTTTTGGGTCAATCATCTGTGTTGGTATGGCATCCTATTTTCTATTTGCAATCTTACAAAATATTGGGATGACTATTGGGATTATGCCTATCACAGGAATAACTTTGCCGCTAGTTAGTTATGGTGGTAGTTCACTTTTGACCACTATAATGTCTATAGCCTTAATTATAAATATTGGTATGAGAAAGAAAAAGATTAATTTTTAG
- the minE gene encoding cell division topological specificity factor MinE: protein MDLFKMFSNKPTPKDVAKDRLKLILIHDRGDLAPEVLENIKQEILEVISKYVEIDSDDIDITITKTGEMEGDSPALVANIPIKNVRGR from the coding sequence ATGGATTTATTTAAAATGTTCTCTAATAAGCCAACACCTAAGGACGTAGCAAAAGACAGACTAAAACTAATACTAATACATGATAGAGGAGACTTAGCGCCTGAAGTCTTGGAAAATATAAAACAAGAAATTCTTGAGGTTATTTCAAAATACGTAGAAATTGATAGTGATGATATTGATATTACAATAACCAAAACTGGTGAAATGGAAGGGGACTCACCTGCCTTAGTAGCTAATATTCCTATAAAAAATGTAAGAGGAAGATAA
- the minD gene encoding septum site-determining protein MinD — protein sequence MGVSIVITSGKGGVGKTTTTANIGTALAALGKKVVVVDGDTGLRNLDVLLGLENRIVYTIIDVIENRCRTKQALIKDKRFSNLFLLPTAQTKDKNDISPQQMLKLVNELKEEFDYVLIDCPAGIEQGFENAIVGADRAVVVVNPEITSVRDADRVIGKLDAKGLEDHQVVVNRLNYEMTQRGDMLDVPDIIETLSVKLLGIVPDDKTITVSTNKGEPIVLDDKAFAGQAFRNIAKRITGEEVPLLDLSNEAGGFFNSLKRLFKKK from the coding sequence ATGGGAGTTTCAATAGTAATTACATCAGGCAAAGGTGGAGTTGGAAAAACTACAACCACTGCCAATATAGGTACAGCCTTAGCAGCTTTAGGTAAAAAGGTAGTAGTGGTAGATGGGGATACAGGTCTTAGAAATTTAGATGTTCTTTTAGGTTTAGAAAATAGAATAGTTTACACTATTATTGATGTAATAGAAAATAGATGTAGAACAAAGCAAGCATTAATAAAGGATAAGAGATTTTCAAATTTATTTTTGCTGCCAACAGCTCAAACTAAAGATAAAAACGATATCAGCCCACAGCAGATGTTAAAGCTTGTAAATGAGCTTAAGGAAGAGTTTGATTATGTATTAATAGATTGTCCTGCTGGTATAGAACAAGGTTTTGAAAATGCCATAGTAGGTGCAGATAGAGCAGTTGTTGTTGTAAACCCTGAAATTACATCTGTTAGAGATGCTGATAGAGTAATAGGTAAACTTGATGCTAAAGGTTTAGAAGACCATCAGGTGGTAGTAAATAGATTGAATTATGAAATGACTCAAAGAGGAGATATGCTAGATGTTCCAGATATAATTGAAACATTATCAGTAAAGCTTCTTGGTATAGTGCCTGATGATAAGACTATTACAGTTTCTACTAATAAGGGAGAGCCGATAGTATTAGACGATAAAGCTTTTGCTGGACAAGCATTCAGAAATATAGCAAAAAGAATAACAGGTGAAGAAGTTCCACTTTTAGACTTGAGTAACGAGGCGGGCGGTTTCTTTAATTCTTTAAAAAGATTATTCAAAAAGAAATAG
- the minC gene encoding septum site-determining protein MinC: MLDEGIFIKGNREGIIALINMDKFKDFDEMLEKLLERLNSGKQFYVGATLTFIADLKHINDKQMRRLKDVLFDEIMIKDCIFQEKEEKESKTFTGVYEGRTKFIRKTVRGGQSINYPGNIVIIGDINNGAEVSAAGNIIVLGSIKGQVHAGINGNKKSIIAAFMLQPEILSIGNLITISPEGEKPTYPEVAKIKDGEIVVEPYLPNKYISTWRD, encoded by the coding sequence ATGTTAGACGAGGGTATTTTTATAAAAGGAAACAGAGAAGGAATTATAGCCCTAATAAATATGGATAAGTTTAAAGACTTTGACGAAATGCTCGAAAAACTATTAGAGAGGCTAAATTCTGGTAAACAGTTTTATGTGGGAGCCACTCTGACTTTTATTGCCGATTTGAAACATATAAATGATAAGCAAATGAGAAGGTTAAAGGATGTTCTCTTTGATGAAATCATGATTAAGGATTGTATATTCCAAGAGAAGGAAGAAAAAGAAAGTAAAACTTTTACTGGAGTATATGAAGGAAGAACTAAATTTATAAGAAAAACAGTAAGAGGTGGTCAAAGTATTAATTACCCGGGTAATATAGTTATTATAGGTGATATAAACAATGGTGCTGAAGTATCAGCAGCTGGAAATATAATAGTTTTAGGTAGTATAAAGGGTCAGGTGCATGCTGGAATCAATGGGAATAAAAAATCGATTATTGCAGCATTTATGCTTCAACCTGAAATTTTAAGTATTGGTAACTTGATTACAATATCTCCAGAAGGAGAGAAACCTACATATCCAGAGGTAGCAAAGATTAAGGATGGGGAAATAGTTGTTGAGCCATACTTACCTAATAAATACATAAGTACATGGAGGGATTAA
- a CDS encoding penicillin-binding transpeptidase domain-containing protein: MNNVKKKKKTVNRYTVVIVIMFIIFSAIVGRLIYLQIFKYDDYTDRANTSSRRLVTEKAPRGKIYDSQGNLLATNKQVYTLTFTQTDDSSKSFYTTMKQVFKLLDENNDSQQDTLNLKINDKGEPYFDFNVSSDDSKRALEIRFKRDRGMNDDIKNKLFKGKQELTDDDESKIDEELIKISAKDTFYYMVKFYQMYDMLNPTTDERKTYKSLSGQEITEMLLKKFSINDLRRYMLVKDAIKMQSFSGFKPVTIAANIKKDTASIFYQKLTSLPGVDVALEPMRYYPYGQYNLASSVIGYVASIDSSKKDRYEERGYDVSTDVIGKAGIESAFESVLKGNTGGTTIKVDSQGRKTEELFDLEPSPGENVHLSIDKNIQYSAEKALQERMDYVKTQVNDPQYKISKNFNTTRGAAVAIEAKTGRVLAMVSNPGFDANIFSEPGKLTPDLSKQFFAPDYEAYGKMIISKYNLNKTVDELFPKDANGNRQDKYDLYPKPFYNYATMGLIPPGSTFKPLTSLAALEEGVVTPNETLYGKKYFDIHPDVFGSWAPADEHEYGIVDLKRALAVSCNFYYYEMGYRMYVKNGSDTKALDSIAKYAWQLGMGTDPKSNQKGSTGIEIGENFGQTYNYEYFKSQTLYYSRFELVDALSKGAYGSYNFLPLDIEAKDDDDDKLKETKQQIKDLVVNFIKGSSGGKLSFNDFNTKLKNLLDDLQSNSKVFDDRIKAYNATGRKYSHGAVIDAIDQFIYDKNGAVNTPAELVNASIGQGINNFSLVQLASYISTIANGGTRYKVHLVDQVTDNSGKVVKEYKPEVLGKINIKPETLNAIKQGMYIVNNGTDEGTARAHFVGFPIPTAGKTGTATYNTNEEDYGRSDYSVYVSFAPVDDPQIVVAVVMYDGYQGNMGAPVARAIYETYFRDQIKQQFPSYQPMFDYTLNPPLEDVKDDNLK; the protein is encoded by the coding sequence ATGAATAACGTTAAGAAGAAAAAGAAGACAGTGAATCGATATACAGTAGTAATAGTAATAATGTTTATTATATTTTCAGCTATAGTAGGAAGACTAATCTATTTACAAATTTTTAAGTATGATGACTATACTGATCGAGCTAATACTAGTTCAAGAAGATTAGTAACAGAAAAGGCACCTAGAGGAAAGATATATGATTCTCAAGGAAATCTTTTAGCTACCAATAAGCAAGTGTATACTTTGACATTTACTCAAACTGATGACTCATCTAAAAGTTTTTATACAACTATGAAGCAAGTATTTAAACTTCTAGATGAGAATAATGATTCTCAGCAAGATACATTAAATCTTAAGATTAATGATAAAGGTGAACCGTATTTTGATTTTAATGTTTCATCTGATGACAGTAAAAGAGCTTTAGAGATCAGATTCAAGAGAGATAGAGGTATGAATGATGATATAAAGAACAAACTGTTTAAAGGTAAGCAAGAGCTTACTGATGATGATGAAAGCAAAATAGATGAAGAGCTGATAAAGATAAGCGCAAAAGATACCTTTTATTATATGGTTAAGTTTTATCAAATGTATGATATGTTGAATCCTACAACTGATGAAAGAAAAACATATAAAAGTTTGAGTGGACAAGAAATAACAGAAATGCTTTTAAAGAAATTTTCTATAAATGACCTTAGAAGATATATGTTGGTTAAAGATGCAATAAAGATGCAAAGTTTTTCAGGTTTTAAGCCTGTTACTATAGCTGCGAACATAAAAAAAGACACAGCATCGATATTTTATCAAAAATTAACTAGTCTTCCAGGAGTAGATGTAGCTTTAGAACCTATGAGATACTACCCTTATGGGCAATATAATTTAGCTTCTAGCGTAATTGGCTATGTTGCTTCAATAGATAGTAGCAAAAAGGATAGATACGAAGAAAGAGGCTATGACGTATCTACTGATGTCATAGGTAAAGCAGGAATAGAGTCTGCATTTGAATCAGTGCTGAAAGGAAATACTGGAGGAACTACAATTAAGGTCGATTCTCAAGGTAGAAAAACAGAGGAGCTATTTGACCTTGAGCCAAGTCCTGGTGAGAATGTTCACTTAAGTATAGATAAGAATATTCAGTATTCTGCAGAAAAAGCCCTTCAAGAAAGAATGGACTATGTTAAAACTCAAGTAAATGACCCTCAGTATAAGATATCAAAAAACTTTAATACTACAAGAGGTGCAGCTGTCGCTATTGAAGCAAAAACAGGAAGAGTTTTAGCAATGGTTAGTAATCCAGGATTTGATGCTAATATATTCTCAGAACCAGGAAAACTTACTCCAGACTTATCTAAACAATTTTTTGCTCCTGATTATGAAGCTTATGGAAAGATGATTATATCGAAGTATAACCTAAACAAAACTGTGGACGAACTATTTCCAAAGGATGCAAATGGTAATAGACAAGACAAATATGATCTATATCCTAAACCATTTTACAATTATGCAACTATGGGATTAATACCTCCTGGATCAACTTTTAAGCCTTTAACATCATTGGCAGCTTTAGAAGAGGGAGTAGTTACCCCTAATGAAACCTTATATGGTAAGAAATATTTTGATATACATCCAGATGTTTTTGGATCTTGGGCTCCTGCTGATGAGCATGAATATGGAATAGTAGACTTAAAGAGAGCGTTAGCTGTATCTTGTAACTTCTACTATTATGAAATGGGATATAGAATGTATGTGAAGAATGGTTCAGATACTAAAGCTCTAGATAGTATAGCGAAATACGCATGGCAACTTGGTATGGGAACAGATCCTAAGAGTAATCAAAAAGGAAGCACTGGTATTGAAATAGGAGAAAACTTTGGACAAACATATAACTATGAATATTTCAAAAGCCAAACTTTATATTACTCAAGATTTGAATTGGTTGATGCTTTATCAAAAGGAGCTTACGGATCATATAATTTTCTTCCTTTAGATATCGAGGCGAAAGACGATGATGATGATAAATTAAAAGAAACCAAACAACAAATAAAAGATTTAGTTGTAAACTTTATTAAAGGTAGTAGTGGTGGTAAATTAAGCTTTAATGATTTTAATACTAAATTAAAAAATTTATTGGATGATTTACAGAGTAATTCAAAAGTGTTTGATGATAGAATAAAAGCCTATAATGCTACTGGTAGAAAATATTCTCATGGAGCAGTTATAGATGCTATTGATCAATTCATATACGACAAGAATGGTGCTGTAAATACACCTGCAGAGCTTGTAAATGCATCAATAGGACAAGGTATAAATAACTTTAGTTTGGTTCAGCTTGCTAGTTATATCTCAACAATAGCAAATGGAGGCACAAGATATAAGGTTCATCTTGTGGATCAGGTAACTGACAATAGTGGGAAGGTAGTAAAAGAGTATAAGCCAGAAGTTTTAGGTAAGATAAATATTAAACCAGAAACTCTAAATGCTATAAAGCAAGGAATGTATATAGTTAACAATGGTACTGATGAAGGTACTGCTAGAGCTCACTTTGTAGGATTCCCAATTCCGACTGCTGGTAAGACTGGAACTGCTACATACAATACTAATGAAGAAGATTACGGAAGAAGTGACTACTCTGTGTATGTATCTTTTGCACCTGTTGATGATCCACAAATAGTGGTTGCTGTAGTTATGTATGATGGATATCAAGGTAATATGGGAGCACCAGTGGCAAGAGCTATATATGAAACTTACTTCAGAGATCAGATAAAGCAACAGTTTCCAAGTTATCAACCTATGTTCGACTATACTTTAAATCCTCCTTTGGAAGATGTTAAAGACGATAATTTAAAATAA